A window from Culex pipiens pallens isolate TS chromosome 3, TS_CPP_V2, whole genome shotgun sequence encodes these proteins:
- the LOC120419711 gene encoding presenilins-associated rhomboid-like protein, mitochondrial, whose amino-acid sequence MALRLLMNLKQVPAFSSSSPLTFCRGQLLNPAKFSQHQSNVLRFSRQNRSNVPRGESFAPRQTIVPTELATESGYIDPSSLWKCFAFTVAFTTGSFVGVTIWEYETIRSRAMTALRSKLNLNWFRERARNGRQEVDQWRKEVSGWWSRLTPGERVFAPICALNVVVFGLWRLPQLQPMMVRYFASNPAARAVCWPMFLSTLSHYSLFHIAANMYVLHSFSHAAVATLGREQFLGLYLSAGVIASFASHVFKTVMRQPGLSLGASGAIMAVLAYVCTQYPDTQLSIVFLPMYTFSAGAAIKVIMGIDLAGVLLGWKIFDHAAHLGGALFGLFWAHYGSTRVWPLREHFVGYWHELRGPPKK is encoded by the exons ATGGCGTTAAGGTTACTGATGAACCTGAAGCAGGTTCCGGCGTTTAGCag TTCCTCCCCGCTGACATTCTGCCGCGGTCAGCTGCTGAACCCGGCCAAGTTTAGCCAGCACCAGTCCAATGTCCTCCGGTTCAGTCGTCAAAACAGATCTAACGTTCCCCGGGGCGAATCGTTTGCCCCCCGCCAGACGATCGTGCCGACGGAGCTGGCCACCGAGTCCGGCTACATCGATCCGTCGAGCCTGTGGAAGTGCTTCGCGTTCACGGTGGCCTTCACCACGGGCAGCTTCGTGGGGGTGACGATTTGGGAGTACGAAACGATCCGGTCGCGGGCGATGACGGCGCTGCggagcaagctgaacttgaacTGGTTCCGGGAGCGGGCTCGGAACGGGCGCCAGGAGGTGGACCAGTGGCGGAAGGAGGTCAGCGGCTGGTGGAGCCGGTTGACGCCGGGGGAGCGGGTTTTTGCGCCGATTTGTGCGCTGAACGTGGTGGTGTTTGGGCTGTGGCGGTTGCCGCAGCTGCAGCCGATGATGGTCCGGTATTTTGCGTCGAATCCGGCGGCCAGGGCCGTGTGTTGGCCAATGTTCCTGTCGACGTTGAGTCACTACTCGCTGTTTCACATCGCGGCCAACATGTACGTGCTGCACAGTTTTAGCCACGCCGCCGTGGCCACTCTGGGGCGGGAACAGTTCCTGGGGCTTTATCTGAGTGCGGGCGTGATTGCGTCGTTTGCGAGTCATGTGTTCAAAACGGTCATGCGGCAGCCGGGGCTTTCGCTGGGGGCTTCCGGGGCCATTATGGCCGTGTTGGCGTACGTTTGCACGCAGTATCCGGACACGCAGCTGAGCATAGTATTTCTGCCGATGTACACGTTCTCGGCGGGGGCCGCCATCAAGGTCATCATGGGCATCGACTTGGCGGGAGTTTTGCTCGGCTGGAAGATTTTTGACCACGCGGCGCATTTGGGTGGGGCGCTGTTTGGACTGTTTTGGGCGCATTACGGCAGTACGAGG GTTTGGCCACTCCGGGAGCATTTTGTCGGTTACTGGCACGAGCTGAGAGGACCACCGAAGAAATGA
- the LOC120419714 gene encoding EF-hand domain-containing protein 1-like, which translates to MEGLPKLPGFDFANRLRQKHHVPQSFKYTKGYPVPEKPICGIGGELLNEDSIYFCTDQTDEVLYDPILTYGRVRHLPVKPFRPHFVLYDQKTLKFSAFFRQGVPESPQETFRIRYVNILYFLEDDSMTVLEPTVENCGYPQGRLVRRGKIAKNCLGELYSWKDLNIGIDLEINGYVFHITNCDPFTKEFLLSNGIELNEMEFAPPDPAMNERSISARQSFKHHKMYPVAEDKLRKYLEYQGKVLHFDCLLDEEDQPGGEKMTYKMFYFLEDDTVSIKELKENQEGRDYFPMMLRKQRLPKNWKELPVTYPSISMELSSAETSQYYSPRDLLVGGTIFVFGRKFLLLDCDQFTRRYYERVLKIIQPDAVRVKSPEPRTPKPTLPIYLGLGTPEDSIASHHSLVPRSPRKDVVTYLVNMNKHLRYGCVLDNAHPEDTIRKFVLSLSLADGRITIMESTIRNSGIRGGRFLSPTKVWKPDCDPNAPEYYTAKDFYIGAIIIVHAHRFRIVSSDLYVYRYMQAHPEMFSTTAIETVQAYLLAEGHLKEDLRQAIAEDCKRHPPEDVADYAIEPRGIGEVDKRLENFTLEDAKKDEQIMAAVAAARHDCPSPVIPDEEIKKGYHSNEHGELALQGQIEGDEVVRVGKSVRFDDQC; encoded by the exons atGGAAGGCCTCCCGAAGCTGCCCGGGTTCGACTTTGCGAACCGGCTCCGCCAGAAGCACCACGTGCCGCAGTCGTTCAAGTACACCAAGGGCTACCCGGTGCCGGAGAAGCCGATCTGCGGCATCGGGGGCGAGCTGCTCAACGAGGACTCGATCTACTTTTGCACTGACCAAACCGATGAGGTGCTGTACGATCCGATTTTGACGTACGGGCGCGTGCGGCACCTGCCGGTCAAGCCGTTCCGGCCGCACTTTGTGCTGTACGACCAGAAGACGCTCAAGTTTAGTGCGTTTTTTAGGCAGGGCGTTCCGGAGTCACCGCAGGAGACGTTTCGGATTCGGTACGTGAAcattttgtactttttggagGATGACAGCATGACGGTGCTGGAACCGACGGTGGAGAATTGTGGGTACCCGCAGGGTCGGTTGGTGCGAAGGGGGAAGATTGCGAAGAACTGTTTGGGGGAGTTGTACAGCTGGAAGGATTTGAACATTGGGATTGATTTGGAGATTAACGGGTACGTGTTCCACATTACGAATTGTGACCCGTTTACGAAGGAGTTTCTGCTGAGCAATGGAATTGAGTTGAACGAAATGGAGTTTGCGCCACCAGATCCGGCCATGAATGAGCGGTCGATTAGTGCGCGGCAGAGCTTCAAGCACCACAAGATGTATCCGGTGGCGGAGGATAAGCTGCGGAAGTATCTGGAGTATCAGGGGAAAGTGTTGCA CTTTGACTGCCTTCTGGATGAGGAGGATCAACCGGGCGGGGAGAAGATGACCTACAAGATGTTCTACTTCCTGGAAGACGATACGGTGTCCATCAAGGAGTTGAAGGAGAACCAGGAAGGACGCGACTACTTCCCAATGATGCTGCGCAAGCAGAGATTGCCCAAAAACTGGAAGGAATTGCCGG TGACGTATCCGTCCATCAGCATGGAACTGTCCAGCGCCGAAACGTCCCAGTACTACTCGCCCCGTGACCTGCTCGTGGGCGGAACCATTTTCGTGTTCGGACGCAAGTTTCTTCTCCTAGACTGCGATCAATTTACGCGCCGCTACTACGAACGCGTGCTCAAGATCATCCAACCGGACGCGGTCCGCGTCAAAAGTCCAGAACCACGCACCCCAAAACCAACGCTGCCAATCTACCTGGGCCTAGGAACGCCGGAAGACTCAATCGCGTCCCACCACAGCCTGGTTCCGCGCAGTCCGCGCAAGGACGTGGTCACCTACCTGGTCAACATGAACAAGCACCTGCGGTACGGTTGCGTCCTGGACAACGCCCACCCGGAGGACACAATCCGAAAGTTTGTGCTCAGTTTATCGCTGGCCGATGGCAGAATCACCATCATGGAGTCAACGATCCGAAATTCCGGCATCCGCGGCGGACGTTTCCTCTCCCCGACCAAGGTCTGGAAACCGGACTGCGACCCAAACGCCCCGGAATACTACACGGCCAAGGACTTTTACATCGGGGCCATCATCATCGTGCACGCGCACCGCTTCCGGATCGTAAGCTCGGATTTGTACGTGTACCGCTACATGCAAGCCCATCCGGAGATGTTTTCCACCACCGCGATTGAAACCGTCCAAGCGTACCTCCTCGCCGAGGGTCACCTCAAGGAAGACCTTCGCCAAGCCATCGCCGAGGACTGCAAACGCCACCCCCCGGAAGACGTCGCCGACTACGCGATCGAACCGCGCGGAATCGGCGAAGTGGACAAACGACTGGAGAATTTCACCCTGGAAGATGCGAAGAAAGACGAGCAAATCATGGCAGCGGTCGCCGCTGCGCGGCACGACTGCCCCTCGCCGGTCATTCCGGACGAGGAGATCAAGAAGGGCTACCACTCGAACGAACACGGCGAACTGGCCCTGCAGGGACAAATCGAGGGCGACGAGGTGGTTCGGGTGGGCAAGTCGGTGCGCTTCGATGATCAGTGCTAA
- the LOC120419712 gene encoding S-formylglutathione hydrolase, which translates to MTVITLISTNKCFGGLQKIFSHQSKELDCEMKFAIFLPDGAPAADAKLPVLYWLSGLTCNETNFIQKSGFQRYAAEHGLIVVCPDTSPRGVNLPGEDDSWDFGSGAGFYVDASKDPWSKHYKMFSYVTQELIDVINNNFPTAVDRQSIAGHSMGGHGALICALKNPGLYRSVSAFAPICNPTKCPWGVKAFGGYFGEGEKEEWRNWDASELVAGYNGPPLELYVDQGAEDSFLKDGQLLPHNLVEACKAAQVPCVLNMREGYDHSYFYVASFIGEHLAYHARHLK; encoded by the coding sequence ATGACGGTGATAACGCTTATCTCGACGAACAAATGCTTCGGCGGCCTGCAGAAGATCTTCTCGCACCAGTCGAAGGAGCTGGACTGCGAGATGAAGTTCGCCATCTTCCTGCCGGACGGCGCGCCCGCAGCGGACGCCAAACTGCCGGTGCTGTACTGGCTGAGCGGGTTGACCTGCAACGAGACCAACTTCATCCAAAAGTCCGGCTTCCAGCGTTACGCCGCGGAACATGGGTTGATTGTGGTCTGCCCGGATACGTCGCCACGGGGTGTGAACCTGCCCGGCGAGGACGACTCGTGGGACTTTGGCAGTGGGGCGGGGTTTTACGTGGACGCTTCGAAGGATCCGTGGAGCAAGCACTACAAGATGTTTAGCTACGTGACGCAGGAGCTGATTGATGTGATTAATAATAACTTTCCGACGGCGGTGGACCGGCAGAGCATCGCGGGACACAGCATGGGCGGACACGGGGCGTTGATTTGCGCGCTGAAGAACCCGGGGTTGTATAGGTCGGTGTCGGCGTTTGCGCCGATCTGCAACCCGACCAAGTGTCCGTGGGGAGTGAAGGCTTTCGGGGGGTACTTTGGGGAGGGGGAGAAGGAGGAGTGGCGCAACTGGGACGCGTCGGAACTGGTCGCCGGGTATAACGGGCCGCCGCTGGAGCTGTACGTGGACCAGGGCGCGGAGGACAGTTTTCTGAAGGATGGTCAGCTGTTGCCGCACAATCTGGTGGAGGCTTGCAAGGCGGCGCAGGTTCCGTGCGTGCTGAACATGAGGGAGGGCTACGATCACAGCTACTTTTACGTGGCGTCCTTCATTGGGGAGCATTTGGCCTACCACGCCCGGCACTTGAAGTGA